DNA from Cheilinus undulatus linkage group 20, ASM1832078v1, whole genome shotgun sequence:
TCATGGAGATTTTGTTTGAGGAGAAGACAAGTGATTGTGTTTGTAGTTTTAAGAGAGGCTCCAACAATCGAAGAAATAGGTCCCTCTCTACAGGgacacttaaagggatatttcagtatttttagtacttggcaatagtagtggcattatcctacagagcaggggtgtcaaactcaaccacagcaggggccggatacTGGATTtaagtctaacctgagagcctgaGAGGATTAAAGTTggaccataaactgtcaacctcattttcacaagaaataaaactataaaaaccACGCATTGATTATACAGTAAatcattttgcattaaaaaggctaaatgataagtttaaaggctcaaattctgagataaaaagtcaacctTATTAGTTCAAGGGGtcaaaacacaaactgaaataGCAAAATGATGTTTTAAGAAATGCAAATGCATAAGatagtcataataatgaattcaaaaggtcaaaatatgactcaaaacTTAAactaatgagttaaaaaggtcaatatatgagttaaaatttaaaattgtgtatCTAAAAGGTTTATAATATggtataaaatattaaaatcatgagttgaaaaggtcaaagtataaaataaaaggtcaaaaccctaagtttgagtcataattttGGATACAAAATTtagaatatgatatgaaaacacaaattaatcatttttcccactttcctgactttttatctaaacatttttactctttttagatttttatgagttaacaaggatattttaaatcatcaaggttaagtttacatgttCTAGCAGCAGAAACCGCTGCTCTAGTCCTGGTGTAACTGGAAATGGCTGGCAGAGTTTCCCTGAGAGAACAGCTACTTTCTACCTCTCTGCTGttgtagcagctctgtttgaaagcgaaggaaaaaaaagttagcAGCGTCTTTTGTTGCAGGTGTAGAATAAGTGGGAGGTCTTGATCATTGATGTGCTGCTGATGGTGTGTGCTAGGGACGCCAATTAATGTGCATCATGTGACGCTACGAGACGgtctggtgtgttttgggctttattcttctaatggctgataactTGTTAATCAGCATGATTTATTTACcttatgataaaaatgtgtcagcTGTTAGAGAGGAAGACTGGGCTAAAATGACTCATTTACTAGCATGCCCAGACAACTGATCAGACATGCTGAAACAGAAGAGCACATagccaaagcttgcattgcaaaatagtgctgAGAAACTGAACCCATCTGCTATGCTGTACAGCCTGTTCCTCATCCAACTTAACCTAAcctcaaaaatactgaaatatccctttaatgatAAGTTGCAAGCCTCATTAAGAAACAGTCAGAGTCCTTCAGAGGAAATCAAAGTACTTGAGACTTCTatgaaacagcagaaacatcTAATTTATCTGAGAAATCTCCTTCAGACACTCTATTAGCCGTTACATCTCTGAAACATGAATAATGAGGCCATGATAGAACAGACCACATTAAATACAGTTAAGATCAGGGTTTTAGCACAGAGCTGTTCTAGTGTAAATAAACTCTGCACATGAACCTTACCTTCTCCATTAAGGAATTTGTGGAGGAACTCGCTCTGAGGGCCCGGCTTTACCAGGAAGGATGTCGTTCCATAATAGTGAAAGGCAGAGGTAAAAACATCTTTGGGGTTCCTCATGACATAGATGACCTAAGGAGGggacaaacattcattatttatGTATTAGAATACTCACACATCCTGgggcagatggcctagtggtttaaggcgcgccccatgtaagTGTGCGTGGGTCAAAACCATTTCCAATATCTCTCTCACCgctgtttccaattctatcacctgtcctcctctatcaataaaggcataaaagcccaaaaaatatatcttaaaaaaatactcaCACATCCTGCATGAATTATAAACCAGTTTTATTAGCTAAATCTTCATGCAAAGTGATGTGTCAGGAAGGAGTGTCAGAGCCCCGTTAAGACCTAATATCTGAATCTCAACTAGGCCTGGACAATTACTaccaaattagattaaatcataacatggcctgctgcaattttcaaatcgcagaagttgcaatatttctttcacttgaaatgtgtcaaaataccagtttaataaatcaacttttgcagcggcagagattttatgcacataatgcaaacattcaagtgtcaatttttttataattgtttacaaaaatcctcctttttgtgttttatgtatgtgtttcgtcatcaaaatgagtgaaataaaaatgataacacCCTTAAACAAAGcgaatgacatcacatttgcaatatgagcaaaaatagttcgCTCATTTAATCTGAAActgatgaagcttagcgttacttcatgaaagtcagacctcagctgtgatcagctggtagccagcctcacctcccccaccccagctgcctcctttatagcttaaagcttgttgcacccccagatttagattcatgctgctatggattaatttctttggaaataatttcattgttttcaacacACATGGTCTTACTTATGGAATAATTTATTGCTTGACTTTGTAAAAAAACCAtgtaagattaacccaagaataattgcatattataCCGCAATCataatatttggggaaaaaaatgcaattagattatttttgcaaatcgttcagccctgaTTCCAAGGCAGAGCATTTGGGTTTCTGGCTGGATCAAGATCTGTCTTTTAGGTCCcatatttcaaatttactgtGGAAACCAAGACCACAATGTGGTTTATTGTCCTTCCTGTCaatgagaaacagaaaaagcacTGTCCAGGAGACAATACTGCCACTTTGAGTCAATGGAGACATTCCCTATACACTTACATCTGCTTGTGTTGAAGCCATTATTGCTGTATATCACTGTGCTCTTTGTTTTATCACTGGTGATAGATTTCCTTCTCGCCATTGTGACTCGCTCTGTGGCTTGGTCCGTGTGTAGAAAGTAGAAAACGACACAGTTTTCTGTTTGCTTACCGAGCGCTCTGTGGTGAACTCCCTCCTTACCTGGCTACTATAAACACCTAAAACCATAAAACCAGATCTCAGAACTGGATTACTTTACCAAGTCCAAGGATTCaaaccctttgcaacaacatttgaaatttagaCTCCCATGTCTCTGATcgctgctgagatgtttctacgcCTTGATacgagtccacctgtgctaaaatAAACTGATGGACATGATTCTAAAGGCACATACCTCTCTATAAAAGACCTCACATCTGACAATGAtaccagagcaaaaaccaagccatgaggtcaaaggagctgcagatctgcagagctcagagacaggattgttgacaggcacagatgtGAGGAAGGCTACAAATTAAGTTCTGCTgaactgaaggttcccaagaagacagtggcctccagaattctaagtctggcacaaccaggactctacCAAGAGCTGGTTGGCCAAACCAAAGaaacctgatggtcactttgactgagctccagagatcctagAGCATGAGACAaagctccagaaggacaaccatcactgcagccctccactgatcagGGTTTTGTGGCAGAGTGACTAGATGGAACTCTCTCCTCAGTGAAAAACACGAGAGCCCAACTGGAGTTTGCAACAAACTCTATGTGAAAGCCAGacagaaaaactgaacatgTTGAGGGGGTCTACATACTTTCTGGATGCACTGTAGATAGCACGTCTGAGTCCTTGACTCCACCAGCTATCTGTTGTCACTTCCCACAAAATTGAGAGAACATTTCATCTCAAAGAGGTAAAAAGATACCAGAAAGTGACGTTAGACCTAGGTATAAACTACACCGCTTTATTTCCATCTAAAGAAATAATGGGACAGTTTTCACTGAGCCAAAGCTCAGTGGTTATTCTTTCAGCATTTCCTCAAACCAAATATCAAATAGTTACAGATTAATGCACTGATTAAACAGCAGACTGGACATCAGGTTCAGTGAAGCCTATAAAATGTATAGAAATAAGTTACacattactaaaaaaaacataaattatatTCCTACTGTTAAATAATTTTTTCCTTGAATACTTAGAGAATAGTTGAAAGTAACTTTAGGCAAAAACAAGTTCACTTTAAGAAGATTTACAGGTAAGATATGTGAACAAAGTTTTCATTGGCCTAAGTGATTAAAATCTATCAgctggaaaaggttacagagacatttccaaggctttgggactccagagaaccacggtcagagccattatccacaaatggagaaaaccgggaagagtggtgaaccttcccaggagtggtcggccaaccaaaatgactccaagagtgcaacgacgactcaaaagaacccagaaccacatccaaagacctgcaggcctcactggcctcagttaaggtcagagtccatgactcaaccatcagaaagacactgggcaacaatggcatcatggcaaagttcaaaggccaaaaccactgctgacaaaaaagaacacaaaggctcgtctcacatttgccaagaaacatcctgatgatccccaagacttttggagaaatattctgtggactgaccagacaaaagaggaactttctggaaggtgtgcggcccgttacacctggagtaaaaataacacagcatctgataaaaagaacatcatcagcagtcaaacatggtggtggcagtgtgatggtctggggctgctttgctgcttcaggacctggaccacttgctgtgattgatggagccatgaattctgctgtctaccagaaaatcctgaaggccaacgtccggccatcagttcatgacctcaagatcaagagctcttgggttatgaagcaggacaatgatccaaaacataccagcaagtccacctctgagtggctcaaaataaacaaaatgaaggttttggagtggccaaatCAAAGTCCAGACTCAAATCCccttgagatgctgtggtgtgaccttaaacggacagctcatgctggaaaaccctccaatatggctgagttaaaacaattctgtgaagaagagtgggacaacattcctccacagcgatgagaaagactcatcagcagttatcacaaacgcttgatttcagttattgctgccaaggatggaacagcCAGTTACTAGGTTCAGGGGGAAATTACTctttcacacagggacagataggtttggatttttccccttaataaataaaataatcatttagaaactgcattttgtatttacttgggttgtctttgtgagatattaaaattggtttgatgatccggaacatttaagtgtgacaaatttgcaaaaacatcaggaatcagaaagggggaaatACTTTATCACTGTACTGTAGATATGTGAATGGAGTTTTCATTGGCCTCAGTTTTATTTATGGAATAATCAATTAatttaaagctgcttttatAGACCAAGGTAAAAACTACCAGTATCAAGTGTCTGTATAAGTTATACTGACCCTGTACTTACTTGGTATCAGACTGATATCAACTTTTGCAgtattagggttagggttagccgTTCCAGTGTTTGCTAGGGTCTGAATCACAGATCAGATTGTTTCATAATTACCTGTAGTTTGGTTTCTGTTCACTAGAGACATTTATAAGTGGACCAAAATGTATAATGCACAAGGAAAATGCTCATTACAACTTGTTGACTTCTGCCTGGCTGTGGCTGCTCCAAAGAAACCTCATTTTAAAACAGGCTGACAACTACCTTTACTAATATCAGCTCTGCTCATCTTATTTCACATTGTTAAGATTTATAATTGAAGGTAAACCATAAACACTGGCTACAGTAGCTTGTTTAATCCAGAAAAGTACAATGTTTCCTGCAGTTAGATCAGACTGAGATCTGCACATGCTCATTAGACCCAAAATTTCAAGCAATCttgaaatagtttgattaaGTTTTCCTACTAGCCCAAACAAACTGCACTAACCTGTGGAATGCCCTTGAGCATGTTTAACACAAACCAAACTGGTTCTTTACTCATCCaacctcctcctctttcttcacGTTAACGCCTTATATCACAAACCATCATGCATTTTTGCATGAATGTCTTTTTTCTACTCTAGCTTACAGCTCAGAGTCCCATGTCCTCCTAACaccctgcacacacacagatgttTCAGCATTCTGCTTGATTGAGTTTTACTGAACAACTCTGTAGAGACAAACAATATTCTCTCCTTTACTGTGGAGTCCGCTGTTTGTTTACTATAAGATGCCAAACCCTAAACCAAAAAACTACTTTAACCGCAGTTACCCAACACTTTAGATGCCCTAAAATGTTGACAGCCTTAATTTGGGCTGAAACCTTCCAGTTAGTCGGTTGCTTACTATGCTCTCGTCTAACCAGGATCCAGCTGGTTGGCTGGtcgcagtgttaattttgctgactaattattttcgttATAGTTTTCGTTAATAGTCTCTTTTCCTCTGGCGAAAACtagacagtaactaataaaaacaactaaaacgaaattaactgacattttagtcaacaaataaaaatgagatgaaaatgtttgacagagactttatccaatcagagctAATAtcgtcatgtagaaagtaggggcaagttaggcatgtatccaatcacagctactttggctgtgtggaaaggtgggatgagatacagggagatccaatcacaactgcttCTGCTGTGTGGTGGCGgggtaagttggggagagatccaatcagtcgactaaatttactgtaaatttcgtcgactaaaatgttgggaagtttcatcaactaaaactagactaaaactaaaacaatttagatgactaaattatgactaaaactaaaagatatttttggcaaaagactataacaaaaactaaatttaaaagtgctgtcaaaattaacactggctggTCGCGCCCGTGCACGAGAACAAAACGGCGTAAGCAGCTGACTGACTGAGATGCACAGCAGGAAAGAGAGGGCAGTACAGAGATAGGGCACCCAGGTAAAAAGGCACGCAGAGTAATGCAGAACATGTTATATCCTGTTTGTTTCACAGCCGTTATGCTGTAAAGAATGTGGAAAAACATCTTAAACTTGACGTGAAGATGCGGGATGTTTGCATCTGCTGTTCAACGTTGAAACGTCAACTCCCATGGCAGGTTTCTTTAATGAAACTGATTTTGAGATACAGTGGAAGTtttcgctctctctctttttgccactaataattagggatgcataatgttgtcatggtaacagtAATGGCAGATATTCACTAAAAAAGTCCATTATTGATATTGGCATATATGAACAtgtctgccaatatttacaaccaatactTCAGTGGCCAATATCGGCCATATTGGAAGTAAATATCGGCCATATTTAGAAATATCTTTGTGGAGTTTGAGGCTAGCTGAACAGGTAGATGTCTTTTTCCTTCTAAGTTGTGTTTaaaagactgaagttttaggtctgagctTCATTAATATATCAGTGTTAATATCAGTCCTCTGCGGTGCATCCATCAATAACTCATGCTACACGCTGAATGCCAGATTTACCTTTGGCTTCACTTCAAAGAAGGATGGAGGCATCATGCTGTGATGGAAATGTGTTGCAAACATGCGAGGAGATGGCCGCTGATCAAGGTTTAGTATCGGGGCACGGCTCTCCTCCAGCCAGGGAACACGGTCCCAGTTAGGAAGACTCTCAACAGAAGCTGGATCCCCTCCGCTCATGATCAGAGGGACAATCTCCTGCATCCAGGTCGTTCCTGAACCAAAGAAACAGGAGTTATGACGGACTGTAATGCACTCTAACATTCATCTCAACCCCCTATGAAAAGTTAATTTCTTAAAAGTATTTCCTAAGTcctttacaggaactttaacACGGcgttccaaacatcctagttttactTTGGATACTTTCATTATTCtattttgcacacagaaacaaaattatttcagaaaaatCCCAGCTTTTCCCAGGAATCCCAGTCCATTCTTCTTTTGGCCAAACTCTCCAGCTCCTCTAGATTTGATAAGTCCTCTGATATGGACCTTCAACAAGTTTTCGGTCTCAAAACATGACAGTGAAATCTgcttctgaaaaaacactccagtattggatttctgcatgtctaaaaacccctctgtttcagccctgctcagaacgagctgtttctgtgtctgtaaatgttactgagctgactccgcccctctcaggaaatggatgtggctctcctgattctCGCTTCTTCAGGTTGATGATGTAAACACCGTCACATTTTCTCTTGTAGATGTACTGCTCCATCTGGAAGTCCAAGTTGGGGCCTCCCAGGTGGGTTCCTGCAGCGAGGAACTTCAGCATATCCTCCTCCTTCATCTGAAGGACATCCAGACCTCCGGACATCGTGACCGCTTTCCCTGCGTTACGAGTTAGTGGGAGAGCACGAAACAATGCCATATGGAAATCTGACCACACAGTGAAAAagtgagaggaggatcaggggaGGAGGGTGGAATTTTTTTCCAAGCAgagagggccaaccaaacctggggtcggggctaactctccacatgacatcatgaggggaaatctgtgaacggcttgtttcagcacacattttctttacgaaatggtggtggtggtggtggggggggggggggggttctggtgcttgaggggattgtgggcAGGGCAGGGGTACagattttgttagaaaagcctgaaagagtgatttttgcataatatgtcccctttaaatcagAGCTTTGGTCAGGTTTGTGCTATGGatcctccaaaataaaagtaggatgtttggaaaagctggtTTAAGATTCCTTGCTGGTTAGcagcactttaaaaaaacattttcataggAGGCTAATATTTTCACCCTCCTCTCtatagtaaaagaaaaaataaaagtaaagagcAACCAACCCCTCACACTAAATAGCATGCAGGAGGGTAATATATGTAAATCAGATAGGCACTCTCCTTCAGTGAGAATACCTATAACATTACAACCACTGGTTAAAAGTGCAATATGAGCCACAGGCTTTGTAAAAAAGTAGGTCAGCTTTTCTTCTGCTCCAGGTGCAGTCGACTCTCCCACAATGCTGGAGGCACAAACCGATTTACCGCcaggaagcagcagcagcttccaAACTCACATTATCATTTAAGACTGAAGTTTGTGCAACGACTTCTTACAGCTTATATAAAAGCAATAGCCTAGGCACGTGCAATACTGACCCTTTACCTTTAAAGGATAAACAAGCAGAAACTGCGCGAGCTCGAGAGGAAACGTGTATCCTCAGGGAATATGTGAAAGTGCATAGTTTCAGGCTACTGCTGAACGCCTCTTTCAGAAAGTGTTTTTTAGTATAAACTGtgtaaaaagtctttaaagacTGTCTCCCCCCGCATGGTTGACACAGTCCTCTACATCAACATTTACCCCCCAGCCTCCAGCTTTGTTTTCACCGAGCAGGACAGAAGAACTTACCTGACTTTGGATAGGTCACTATGAGTATGTCCTCAGGGCGGAAGGTGAAGTCCTCGTAGTGTCTGAGACTCTCTGGAGGGTGGATGAGTGAGGGTAAATAGACCCCCTTGTACAGGGTGTATAACTCTGCTTCAGTCATAGTGTAAGGAGGAAAATCTGAGGAATCTCTGGAGCTAGGGCAGCCAAAGGAGCATGCTGCATTCACGTGTCGCTCGGATTATTCTAAAGCGCGAGTTGGTACCTTGTTCAGCTGTAGCTGAAACAGCGTCGATAAGCTGGAcgcaaacatttttaaaaacagtgttttttgttaaaattaacCTATGTGATTGGAtcgtcaacaacaacaaaaggttAGAAGAATACAAAGAACATTATAATATCGTATAAAGCAACGTTAGAATCGTAATAATGAGGCTAACATTAACTTCACTTCGTCATGTTTCTGTGTA
Protein-coding regions in this window:
- the sult2st2 gene encoding sulfotransferase family 2, cytosolic sulfotransferase 2; the encoded protein is MTEAELYTLYKGVYLPSLIHPPESLRHYEDFTFRPEDILIVTYPKSGTTWMQEIVPLIMSGGDPASVESLPNWDRVPWLEESRAPILNLDQRPSPRMFATHFHHSMMPPSFFEVKPKVIYVMRNPKDVFTSAFHYYGTTSFLVKPGPQSEFLHKFLNGEVMFGSWFDHVKGWLNAENKDRLMYISYEELIMDLKDSVSRISQFLEKSLDPDVVEKITDRCLFKNMQNNNMSNYSLVPTEYMDQTKSKFLRKGIAGDWKNQLTEAEAEHFDAVYRERMKDVKYKFVWD